The Actinocatenispora sera genome has a window encoding:
- a CDS encoding NADAR family protein, with protein MRSDGAGAVRSVAELVAALDAGAAPKWLLFWGHRPERSGEIGKGCLSQWWPCLFTVDGVGYASAEHWMMAGKARLFGDDEALARILAARTPAEAKKLGRSVRDFDRQVWESRRYGLVVDGNVAKFGQDPRLREFLLGTGSRVLVEASPYDRIWGAGVAVTDERATDPGRWPGANLLGFALMQARELLGTYR; from the coding sequence GTGCGGAGCGATGGCGCGGGCGCGGTGCGCAGCGTGGCGGAGCTGGTGGCGGCCCTCGATGCCGGGGCGGCGCCGAAGTGGCTGCTGTTCTGGGGGCACCGGCCGGAACGCTCGGGTGAGATCGGCAAGGGCTGCCTGAGCCAGTGGTGGCCGTGTCTGTTCACTGTGGACGGTGTCGGGTACGCCTCGGCCGAGCACTGGATGATGGCCGGCAAGGCGCGGCTGTTCGGCGACGACGAGGCGCTGGCACGGATCCTGGCGGCGCGGACGCCGGCCGAGGCGAAGAAGCTCGGCCGGTCGGTCCGGGACTTCGACCGGCAGGTGTGGGAGTCGCGCCGGTACGGGCTGGTGGTGGACGGGAACGTCGCCAAGTTCGGTCAGGATCCGCGGCTGCGCGAGTTCCTGCTCGGCACCGGGTCGCGGGTGCTGGTCGAAGCCAGCCCGTACGACCGGATCTGGGGGGCCGGGGTCGCGGTCACCGACGAGCGGGCCACCGATCCGGGTCGCTGGCCCGGCGCCAACCTGCTCGGATTCGCCTTGATGCAGGCCCGCGAGCTGCTGGGGACGTACCGCTGA
- a CDS encoding sensor histidine kinase translates to MIVLPRIPGPWRRIGAAVWYVPLALALLVTSLVPGFHHYGTQLGGVPTRPFDAWALLAVALQCLPLISRRRWPVVSLALVCAGFALDQLRGYHTVAGTALPFALIGVGAALDRFRRTTVLVCSAAFVVLAAALDRVGAGETVTEFVAFYLALALCWGIGAWWRASRLAETERRDRIAAATRAAERTRIARELHDVVTHHVTAMVVQAEAARYLTAVPERLDETLGAVTDTGRRAITDLRHLLDLLEPEHDAEARTPTLGRLRTLVEQTRQAGQPVEFDEAGAPAESTGSADLVAYRVVQEALTNALKYAHGSRTAVRVHYGEREISVQVATHGPGADRTPTGRPSGAPAAFPAGGGRGLAGLRARVDVLGGEFSAGPQPGGGFLVGARIPAGKAS, encoded by the coding sequence GTGATCGTTCTGCCGCGAATCCCCGGACCGTGGCGACGCATCGGCGCCGCGGTCTGGTACGTGCCGCTCGCGCTCGCGCTGCTCGTCACCTCGCTGGTACCCGGGTTCCACCACTACGGCACCCAGCTCGGCGGCGTGCCGACGCGCCCCTTCGACGCCTGGGCGCTGCTCGCGGTCGCGTTGCAGTGCCTGCCGTTGATCAGCCGGCGCCGGTGGCCGGTGGTGAGCCTGGCGCTGGTGTGCGCGGGGTTCGCGCTCGACCAGCTCCGGGGGTACCACACGGTCGCCGGCACCGCGCTGCCGTTCGCGCTGATCGGGGTCGGTGCGGCGCTGGACCGCTTCCGGCGTACGACGGTGCTGGTCTGCTCGGCGGCCTTCGTGGTGCTCGCGGCGGCGCTGGACCGGGTCGGTGCCGGCGAGACCGTGACCGAGTTCGTGGCGTTCTACCTGGCGTTGGCGCTGTGCTGGGGGATCGGCGCCTGGTGGCGGGCGAGCCGGCTGGCCGAGACCGAGCGGCGCGACCGCATCGCCGCGGCCACCCGGGCCGCGGAGCGCACCCGGATCGCCCGCGAGCTGCACGACGTGGTGACCCACCACGTGACGGCGATGGTCGTCCAGGCGGAAGCCGCGCGATACCTGACCGCGGTGCCGGAACGGCTGGACGAGACGCTCGGCGCGGTCACCGACACCGGCCGGCGCGCGATCACCGACCTGCGGCACCTGCTCGACCTGCTCGAGCCGGAGCACGACGCCGAGGCGCGCACGCCGACTCTCGGCCGGCTGCGTACGCTGGTCGAGCAGACGCGCCAGGCGGGTCAGCCGGTGGAGTTCGACGAGGCGGGTGCGCCGGCCGAGTCGACCGGCAGCGCCGATCTCGTCGCGTACCGGGTGGTGCAGGAGGCGCTGACCAACGCCCTGAAGTACGCGCACGGCAGCCGCACCGCGGTGCGGGTGCACTACGGCGAACGGGAGATCAGCGTGCAGGTCGCCACGCACGGACCAGGTGCCGACCGAACACCGACCGGCCGGCCTTCCGGTGCGCCAGCGGCGTTTCCGGCCGGCGGCGGGCGGGGTCTGGCCGGCCTGCGCGCGCGGGTCGACGTGCTGGGCGGGGAGTTCAGCGCCGGCCCGCAGCCGGGCGGCGGTTTCCTGGTAGGGGCCCGGATCCCGGCCGGGAAGGCGTCGTGA
- a CDS encoding response regulator, translated as MTAPIRVLVCDDQVLIRTGLATIIDAQPDLAMVGECGDGRAVVDLAGRLHPDVVVMDVRMPVLDGIAATRLLAGAGVEAPVKVLVVTTFNLDEYVYQALRAGASGFLLKDAPPAQLLHGIRTVASGAALLDPEVTRQLVGRYAARIRPMDGAAPDRPLTPRELEVLRLIADGLSNSEIAATLRISQETVKTFVSRILTKLGLRDRVQAVVYAYRHGLAT; from the coding sequence GTGACCGCCCCGATCCGGGTGCTGGTCTGCGACGACCAGGTGCTCATCCGCACCGGCCTGGCCACGATCATCGACGCGCAGCCGGACCTGGCCATGGTGGGTGAGTGTGGCGACGGCCGGGCGGTGGTCGATCTCGCCGGCCGGCTGCACCCCGACGTGGTGGTGATGGACGTGCGGATGCCGGTGCTCGACGGCATCGCGGCGACCCGGCTGCTCGCCGGTGCCGGCGTCGAAGCACCGGTGAAGGTGCTGGTGGTGACGACGTTCAACCTGGACGAGTACGTCTACCAGGCGTTGCGGGCCGGGGCGAGCGGGTTCCTGCTCAAGGACGCGCCGCCGGCCCAGCTGCTGCACGGCATCCGTACCGTCGCAAGCGGCGCGGCGCTGCTGGACCCCGAGGTCACCCGCCAGCTCGTCGGCCGGTACGCGGCGCGGATCCGGCCGATGGACGGCGCCGCACCGGATCGCCCGCTGACCCCCCGCGAGCTGGAGGTGCTGCGCCTGATCGCGGACGGGCTGTCCAACTCCGAGATCGCGGCGACGCTACGGATCAGCCAGGAGACGGTCAAGACGTTCGTCTCCCGCATCCTCACCAAGCTCGGCCTGCGCGACCGGGTCCAGGCGGTCGTCTACGCCTACCGCCACGGCCTGGCCACCTGA
- a CDS encoding RNHCP domain-containing protein: MAFARSFQCTQCGAAVSLDAPGTTHRNHCPRCLWSRHLDRNTPGDRKATCSAGMEPIAVTVRGKGSWVLVHRCLSCGRLRLNRTAGDDNPLLLLRLAALPLTMPPFPVQRLQDDG; the protein is encoded by the coding sequence TTGGCATTCGCACGTTCGTTCCAGTGCACCCAGTGTGGCGCGGCCGTCTCGCTCGACGCGCCCGGAACCACACACCGTAACCACTGTCCCCGCTGCCTGTGGTCCCGGCACCTGGACCGCAACACCCCCGGCGACCGCAAGGCAACGTGTTCGGCCGGGATGGAACCGATCGCGGTCACGGTGCGCGGCAAGGGAAGTTGGGTGCTCGTCCACCGCTGCCTCAGCTGCGGCCGGCTGCGCCTGAACCGTACCGCCGGCGACGACAACCCGCTGCTGTTGCTGCGGCTCGCGGCGCTCCCGCTGACCATGCCTCCGTTCCCGGTCCAACGCCTCCAGGACGACGGCTGA
- a CDS encoding RNA polymerase sigma factor, with the protein MTEPAGREAVAAVWRIESARIVGALARYTGDFALAEDLAQEALAEALVSWPRDGVPRHPAGWLLTVGRRRAIDTYRRRATQDDRYAAIARDLGEGGAASGPVPADPARDADDVLWDPDRIDDDTLALMFVSCHPVLSREARVALTLRVLGGLTSDEIARACLVPTATVQARITRAKRTLGAARVPFAVPPPAERAQRLGSVLNVVYLIFTEGSSASSGSAAIRFDLAGEALRLARILARLMPAEPEVSGLLALLELTAARFPARTGPDGEPVLLEQQDRRRWDRAAIRRGRAALARAGRGRGLGAYGLQAAIAECHAVAESVRATDWPRIVLLYEALGRLAPSPVVELNRAVAVCMADGPAAALSIVDGLAADPGLATSHLLPSVRGELLTRLGRTDEARAALRVALQRSDNDRDRTVLSRKLRALD; encoded by the coding sequence ATGACCGAACCGGCGGGTCGGGAGGCGGTGGCCGCGGTGTGGCGAATCGAGTCGGCCCGCATCGTCGGCGCACTCGCCCGCTACACCGGTGACTTCGCGCTGGCCGAGGACCTGGCGCAGGAGGCCCTGGCCGAGGCGCTGGTGTCCTGGCCGCGCGACGGTGTGCCGCGCCACCCGGCGGGTTGGCTGCTGACGGTCGGGCGGCGGCGGGCGATCGACACGTACCGCCGCCGCGCGACCCAGGACGACAGGTACGCCGCCATCGCCCGCGACCTGGGCGAGGGCGGCGCCGCGTCCGGCCCGGTACCGGCCGACCCGGCCCGGGACGCCGACGACGTCCTGTGGGACCCGGACCGGATCGACGACGACACGCTGGCGCTGATGTTCGTCTCCTGTCACCCGGTGCTGTCGCGGGAGGCCCGGGTGGCGCTGACCCTGCGCGTACTCGGCGGGCTGACCAGCGACGAGATCGCCAGGGCCTGCCTGGTACCCACCGCCACCGTGCAGGCTCGCATCACCCGGGCGAAGAGGACGCTCGGCGCGGCCCGGGTACCGTTCGCGGTCCCGCCGCCGGCCGAACGAGCGCAGCGGCTCGGCTCGGTGCTCAACGTCGTGTACCTGATCTTCACCGAGGGGTCCTCGGCCAGCTCGGGCAGCGCGGCGATCCGGTTCGACCTGGCCGGGGAGGCGCTGCGGCTGGCCCGGATCCTGGCCCGGCTGATGCCGGCCGAACCGGAGGTGTCCGGCCTGCTCGCATTGCTGGAACTGACCGCGGCGCGGTTCCCGGCCCGGACCGGACCGGACGGTGAGCCGGTGCTGCTGGAGCAGCAGGACCGGCGCCGCTGGGATCGCGCCGCGATCCGCCGCGGCCGCGCCGCACTGGCCCGCGCCGGACGTGGTCGCGGCCTCGGTGCGTACGGGCTGCAGGCGGCGATCGCCGAGTGCCACGCGGTCGCCGAGTCGGTCCGGGCCACCGACTGGCCGCGCATCGTGCTGCTGTACGAGGCGCTCGGCCGGCTGGCGCCCTCGCCGGTGGTCGAACTCAATCGTGCGGTCGCGGTGTGCATGGCCGACGGCCCGGCCGCTGCGCTGTCCATTGTGGACGGTCTGGCCGCCGATCCCGGCCTTGCCACCTCGCACCTGCTGCCCAGCGTCCGCGGCGAACTGCTCACCCGCCTGGGTCGCACCGACGAGGCCCGGGCCGCACTGCGGGTCGCGCTGCAACGCAGCGACAACGACCGGGACCGCACCGTACTGTCCCGCAAGCTCCGCGCCCTCGACTGA
- a CDS encoding DNA alkylation repair protein: MADTTVTEVLAELAALEDPKIRAVNQRHGDDHGVNLTALRAIAKRLKTRPELARELWATGDSSARLLAIQISRPKQYQRDELDAMLRAASTPKVHDWLVGTVVAKSPHAEALRQQWLADPDPVVASAGWALTTTRVARNPDGLDLAALLDTIAGQLAEAPDRLQWAMNHCLAQIGIEHPDHRARALAIGERLGVFRDYPTPRGCTSPYAPTWITEKVRRQATTS; encoded by the coding sequence GTGGCCGACACGACGGTGACGGAGGTGCTGGCCGAGCTGGCCGCGCTGGAGGATCCGAAGATCCGCGCGGTGAACCAGCGGCACGGCGACGACCACGGGGTGAACCTCACCGCGCTGCGCGCGATCGCGAAGCGGCTCAAGACCCGGCCCGAGCTGGCCCGCGAGCTGTGGGCCACCGGGGACAGCTCGGCGCGGCTGCTGGCGATCCAGATCAGCCGACCCAAGCAGTACCAGCGCGACGAGCTGGACGCGATGCTGCGCGCGGCCAGCACGCCGAAGGTGCACGACTGGCTGGTCGGTACCGTGGTGGCCAAGAGCCCTCACGCCGAAGCGCTGCGACAGCAGTGGTTGGCCGACCCCGACCCGGTGGTGGCGAGCGCCGGCTGGGCGCTGACGACCACCCGGGTCGCGCGCAACCCCGACGGGTTGGACCTGGCGGCGCTGCTCGACACGATCGCAGGCCAGCTGGCGGAAGCGCCGGACCGGCTGCAGTGGGCGATGAACCACTGCCTGGCCCAGATCGGGATCGAACACCCCGACCACCGGGCCCGCGCCCTCGCCATCGGCGAGCGGCTCGGGGTGTTCCGGGACTACCCGACCCCGCGCGGCTGCACCTCCCCGTACGCACCGACCTGGATCACCGAGAAGGTCCGCCGCCAAGCCACGACCAGCTGA
- a CDS encoding alpha/beta fold hydrolase → MTESWRLPDGRILDVDVSGPAGGTPLVFHHGTPGSVLPIRALARAVHDRGLRLVTYSRAGYGGSTRRPGRTVADVAGDVEAILDHLGAERCVTAGWSGGGPHALATGALLPGRVAGVLSIASVAPYDAEGLDFDAGAGEQNIEENAAALRGEAVLRPYLEREAAGLADADVAGLIAGMSTLLPAVDRAVLTDEYGEDMTAGFHEALRTGIDGWLDDDLAFVTPWGFALDSISVPVSVWQGSEDLMVPYAHGEWLAAHVPGVRAHLVSGEGHLSIGLGATDAMLDELTAML, encoded by the coding sequence ATGACCGAATCTTGGCGGCTGCCCGACGGCCGGATTCTCGACGTGGACGTCAGCGGCCCGGCCGGCGGTACCCCGCTGGTCTTCCACCACGGCACCCCTGGCTCGGTGCTGCCGATCCGGGCACTCGCCCGCGCCGTGCACGACCGGGGACTGCGGCTCGTCACGTACTCCCGCGCCGGATACGGCGGGTCGACCCGGCGGCCCGGGCGCACCGTCGCCGATGTCGCCGGTGACGTCGAGGCCATCCTGGACCACCTGGGCGCCGAACGGTGCGTGACGGCCGGCTGGTCCGGCGGCGGTCCGCACGCGCTCGCCACCGGCGCGCTGCTGCCCGGCCGCGTTGCCGGGGTGCTGAGCATCGCGTCGGTCGCGCCGTACGACGCGGAGGGGCTGGACTTCGACGCCGGGGCCGGCGAGCAGAACATCGAGGAGAACGCGGCCGCACTGCGCGGCGAGGCAGTGCTGCGGCCGTACCTGGAGCGCGAGGCCGCCGGGCTCGCCGACGCCGACGTGGCCGGGCTGATCGCCGGGATGTCCACGCTGCTGCCGGCGGTGGACCGCGCCGTGCTCACCGACGAGTACGGCGAGGACATGACCGCCGGATTCCACGAGGCGCTGCGCACCGGCATCGACGGCTGGCTGGACGACGACCTGGCGTTCGTCACCCCGTGGGGCTTCGCGCTGGACTCGATCTCGGTACCGGTGTCGGTGTGGCAGGGCAGCGAGGATCTGATGGTGCCGTACGCGCACGGCGAGTGGCTCGCGGCGCACGTCCCAGGCGTCCGCGCGCATCTCGTGTCCGGCGAGGGGCACCTGTCGATCGGCCTGGGCGCCACCGACGCGATGCTCGACGAGCTGACCGCCATGCTCTGA
- a CDS encoding HelD family protein, whose amino-acid sequence MYGRLDELRGEAQGRLSGALRQTGNTPSERAERESVVRDANDQVAMLGAVEQGLCFGRLDFTADEPPRYVGRIGIFDEANGYEPLLVDWRAPAARPFYLATAAAPEGVRRRRHLDTRGRRIVDVTDEVLDLDDAAHAGHEGLTGEATLLAALSRSRTGRMRDIVDTIQAEQDRVIRAPLAGMLVVQGGPGTGKTAVALHRAAYLLYTYREQLTRQGVLLVGPHRTFLRYIEHVLPALAETGVLARTVGELYPGIATAVEETPEAGLVKGATSMVEVLRTAVADRQRVPDEPVEVRIDDSHQGFGFQHDTVVLEPETVAAARERARRTTRPHNLAREVFVAEIVDALGWQVAERLGDDPYADQALGGNDAPGEGALLLNESDVAEIRRELATDSRLAAALDELWPTLTPQQLLTDLYASDDRLAAAAPALPEERRALLRRDPGAPWTVADVPLLDEAAELLGVDDRARREREERARRRRIEYAEGVLEVAAGSMSQEFEDEETEVLEVTDALTAEQLAERQVEADRRTAAERAAVDRQWTFGHVIVDEAQELSPMAWRALMRRCPTRSLTVVGDVAQTADESGTRTWADTFAPYVDGRLRTAELATSYRTPAEILAVAARLLAHIDPTLTPPRAVRDTGDEPWFRCVPGDLIATEVADTVRTEVAAVGDGRVGVIVPAGRAGAVAAAVRAVAPDAASGDDADLERGVAVLTARQAKGLEFDTVLVVAPDEIVAESRRGYSDLYVALTRTTNRLGVIHSGQLPPGLES is encoded by the coding sequence CTGTACGGACGGCTCGACGAGCTGCGCGGAGAGGCGCAGGGGCGGCTGTCCGGGGCGCTGCGGCAGACCGGGAACACGCCGTCGGAGCGGGCCGAGCGGGAGAGCGTGGTCCGCGACGCCAACGACCAGGTGGCCATGCTGGGCGCGGTCGAGCAGGGGCTGTGCTTCGGCCGGCTCGACTTCACGGCCGACGAGCCGCCCCGCTACGTCGGCCGGATCGGCATCTTCGACGAGGCCAACGGGTACGAGCCGCTGCTGGTCGACTGGCGCGCGCCGGCCGCCCGGCCGTTCTACCTCGCCACCGCCGCGGCGCCGGAGGGCGTGCGGCGCCGCCGGCACCTGGACACCCGCGGCCGGCGGATCGTCGACGTCACCGACGAGGTGCTCGACCTCGACGACGCCGCGCACGCCGGGCACGAGGGGCTGACCGGCGAGGCGACGCTGCTCGCCGCGCTGTCGCGCAGCCGTACCGGGCGGATGCGCGACATCGTCGACACCATCCAGGCCGAGCAGGACCGGGTGATCCGGGCGCCGCTGGCCGGGATGCTCGTCGTCCAGGGCGGACCCGGTACCGGCAAGACCGCAGTGGCGTTGCACCGCGCGGCGTACCTGCTCTACACCTACCGCGAGCAGCTGACCCGGCAGGGCGTGCTGCTGGTCGGTCCACATCGGACGTTCCTGCGCTACATCGAGCACGTGCTGCCGGCGCTGGCCGAGACCGGCGTGCTGGCCCGCACCGTCGGCGAGCTGTACCCGGGCATCGCCACCGCCGTGGAGGAGACACCGGAGGCCGGGCTGGTCAAGGGCGCCACCTCGATGGTCGAGGTGCTGCGCACCGCGGTCGCCGACCGCCAGCGGGTACCGGACGAGCCGGTCGAGGTGCGCATCGACGACAGCCACCAGGGTTTCGGCTTCCAGCACGACACCGTGGTACTGGAGCCGGAAACCGTTGCGGCGGCCCGAGAGCGGGCCCGGCGAACCACCCGGCCGCACAACCTGGCCCGCGAGGTGTTCGTCGCCGAGATCGTCGACGCGCTCGGCTGGCAGGTCGCCGAGCGGCTCGGCGACGATCCGTACGCCGACCAGGCGCTCGGCGGCAACGACGCCCCCGGCGAGGGGGCGCTGCTGCTCAACGAGAGCGACGTGGCCGAGATCCGCCGGGAGCTGGCGACCGACTCCCGGCTCGCCGCGGCGCTGGACGAGCTGTGGCCGACGCTGACGCCGCAGCAACTGCTCACCGACCTGTACGCCTCCGACGACCGGCTGGCCGCCGCCGCGCCCGCCCTGCCCGAGGAGCGACGCGCGCTGCTGCGCCGCGACCCCGGCGCGCCGTGGACGGTCGCCGACGTACCGCTGCTGGACGAGGCGGCCGAGCTACTCGGCGTCGACGACCGGGCCCGGCGCGAGCGGGAGGAACGCGCCCGGCGCCGCCGGATCGAGTACGCGGAGGGCGTGCTGGAGGTCGCCGCGGGCTCGATGTCGCAGGAGTTCGAGGACGAGGAGACCGAGGTGCTGGAGGTCACCGACGCGTTGACCGCCGAGCAGCTCGCCGAGCGGCAGGTCGAGGCCGACCGGCGTACCGCGGCCGAGCGGGCGGCGGTCGACCGGCAGTGGACGTTCGGGCACGTGATCGTGGACGAGGCGCAGGAGCTGTCGCCGATGGCCTGGCGCGCGCTGATGCGCCGCTGCCCGACCCGGTCGCTGACCGTGGTCGGTGATGTCGCGCAGACCGCCGACGAGTCGGGCACCCGCACCTGGGCGGACACGTTCGCGCCCTATGTGGACGGTCGGCTGCGGACCGCGGAGCTGGCCACCAGCTACCGCACCCCGGCGGAGATCCTCGCGGTGGCGGCTCGGCTGCTGGCCCACATCGACCCCACGCTGACCCCGCCGCGGGCGGTACGAGACACCGGCGACGAGCCGTGGTTCCGTTGCGTACCCGGCGATCTGATCGCCACCGAGGTGGCGGACACGGTGCGCACCGAGGTCGCCGCGGTGGGCGACGGCCGGGTCGGCGTGATCGTCCCGGCGGGGCGGGCCGGCGCGGTCGCCGCCGCGGTGCGCGCGGTGGCCCCCGACGCGGCCAGCGGCGACGACGCCGACCTGGAGCGCGGCGTCGCGGTGCTGACCGCCCGCCAGGCGAAGGGGTTGGAGTTCGACACCGTGCTGGTGGTGGCGCCGGACGAGATCGTCGCCGAGTCCCGCCGCGGCTACTCCGACCTGTACGTGGCGCTGACCCGTACCACCAACCGGCTCGGCGTCATCCACAGTGGACAGTTGCCGCCCGGCCTGGAGTCCTGA
- a CDS encoding YciI family protein, protein MKYMLIMRADDTAYAQMREADFAEMLETVGRFNDELIRAGVLLAAEGLADAAEGVVVDHSSEPPLVTDGPYGETKELFGGFYLLNVASIQEAVEWAKRMPITGPGFKTEIRRVPTIDEFPQDNEWIKRERAWRESTGQL, encoded by the coding sequence ATGAAGTACATGCTCATCATGCGGGCGGACGACACGGCGTACGCGCAGATGCGCGAGGCCGACTTCGCCGAGATGCTGGAGACGGTCGGTCGGTTCAACGACGAGCTGATCCGGGCCGGGGTGCTGCTGGCCGCGGAGGGGCTGGCCGACGCGGCCGAGGGCGTGGTGGTCGACCACTCGAGCGAGCCGCCGCTGGTCACCGACGGGCCGTACGGGGAGACCAAGGAGTTGTTCGGCGGGTTCTACCTGCTCAACGTCGCGTCCATCCAGGAGGCGGTCGAGTGGGCGAAGCGGATGCCGATCACCGGGCCCGGTTTCAAGACCGAGATCCGCCGGGTACCGACCATCGACGAGTTCCCGCAGGACAACGAGTGGATCAAGCGGGAACGCGCCTGGCGCGAGTCCACCGGCCAGCTCTGA
- a CDS encoding CPBP family intramembrane glutamic endopeptidase, with amino-acid sequence MKVFFRTVLQLVAMAVVAAAGGQALTAVQKNPWLELAVGVGTAVAALFVYKGLVRLTEHRRVVEAGARGLVPGLLLGLGIGLLLFGCVVVNIWFLGYYQVHGVTANVGMVGLVGYMAGAAVTEELMFRGVLLRVLERGTGTWLAMLISGLLFGAYHLANPDASLWGAAAIVVEAGGMLAAAYIATRKLWVPIGLHFGWNYAAAAIFSTEVSGNGGNQGLLDATMHGPALATGGDFGPEGSLYSIVFCVLAAVVFLVVAWRRGRLVPRKARAARLASLDAVPTLSQ; translated from the coding sequence GTGAAAGTGTTCTTCAGGACCGTCCTGCAGCTGGTCGCCATGGCGGTGGTGGCCGCCGCCGGCGGCCAGGCGCTCACCGCGGTGCAGAAGAACCCGTGGCTGGAGCTCGCGGTCGGGGTCGGTACCGCGGTCGCCGCACTGTTCGTCTACAAGGGACTGGTGCGGCTGACCGAGCATCGCCGGGTGGTGGAGGCAGGCGCCAGGGGACTCGTCCCGGGCCTGCTGCTCGGCCTCGGCATCGGCCTCCTGCTGTTCGGCTGCGTTGTCGTGAACATCTGGTTCCTGGGCTACTACCAGGTGCACGGTGTGACGGCGAACGTCGGGATGGTCGGCCTGGTCGGCTACATGGCGGGGGCGGCCGTGACCGAGGAGCTGATGTTTCGTGGTGTTCTGCTGCGGGTCCTGGAACGGGGGACGGGTACCTGGCTCGCGATGCTGATCTCCGGCCTGCTGTTCGGCGCGTACCACCTGGCCAACCCGGACGCGAGCCTGTGGGGGGCGGCCGCGATCGTGGTCGAGGCGGGCGGCATGCTGGCCGCCGCGTACATCGCGACCCGCAAGCTGTGGGTACCGATCGGGCTGCACTTCGGGTGGAACTACGCCGCCGCCGCCATCTTCAGTACCGAGGTCTCCGGCAACGGCGGCAACCAGGGACTGCTGGACGCGACGATGCACGGTCCGGCGCTGGCCACCGGCGGCGATTTCGGCCCCGAGGGCAGCCTGTACTCGATCGTGTTCTGCGTGTTGGCGGCGGTCGTGTTCCTCGTCGTCGCGTGGCGCCGCGGGCGCCTCGTGCCGCGGAAGGCGCGGGCCGCCCGGCTGGCGAGTCTGGACGCCGTTCCTACACTTTCGCAGTGA
- a CDS encoding lipopolysaccharide biosynthesis protein: MAHRAAPTLPRPRARLARLARRDGDLLTSSGSLTASTLITSATGFLYWFVAARLFSPEAVGTASAAVSAMTLVGTLGMFGLGTMLIGELPRLPGDRWPLLSAATLTAGAIATVGALVYLGLAWFAIPGLRTALPGPTMVVLVAAGIVLTAMALVVDDGLVGLAAGPFQMLRNLYFAVVKLVLLGAAALLPVTATGAPILASWLAGLLLSLLLLAPLLHRRGRLGSLRPALSMLRGRTSRAFDYNLLNLSLYLPHVTLPLVVTAVLGVRVTGAFYTAWMVYTVAVMLPGNLATALFAVATGQRAVLRAKLRTALAVALGVGLPATALVAVAARPIMSLFGTEYADVATGALRILALAYVFAVFRQLVVGVVRVLDKVRLATAGAVLAGCLEIAAAAYGGAHGGLTTMVLWLVGVFALEALVTAPIVLWAATARAGGRPERSDR; this comes from the coding sequence ATGGCCCACCGCGCAGCCCCGACCCTGCCCCGCCCCAGGGCGCGGCTGGCCCGCCTGGCCCGCCGGGACGGCGACCTGCTCACCAGCTCCGGCTCGCTGACCGCGTCCACCCTGATCACCTCCGCCACCGGCTTCCTGTACTGGTTCGTCGCGGCCCGGCTGTTCAGCCCGGAGGCGGTCGGTACCGCATCGGCGGCCGTGTCGGCGATGACGCTGGTCGGCACGCTCGGCATGTTCGGGCTCGGCACGATGCTGATCGGCGAGCTGCCCCGGCTGCCCGGCGACCGCTGGCCGCTGCTGTCCGCCGCCACCCTCACCGCCGGCGCCATCGCCACCGTCGGCGCGCTGGTCTACCTCGGCCTCGCCTGGTTCGCCATCCCCGGCCTGCGCACGGCGCTACCCGGACCGACGATGGTCGTCCTGGTCGCGGCCGGCATCGTGCTGACCGCGATGGCGCTGGTGGTCGACGACGGGCTGGTCGGCCTCGCCGCCGGGCCGTTTCAGATGTTGCGCAACCTGTACTTCGCGGTGGTCAAACTGGTGCTGCTCGGCGCCGCCGCGCTGCTGCCCGTCACCGCGACCGGTGCCCCGATCCTGGCCAGCTGGCTCGCCGGGCTGCTGCTGTCGCTGCTGCTGCTCGCCCCGTTGCTGCACCGCCGCGGCCGGCTCGGGTCGCTGCGCCCGGCTCTGTCGATGCTGCGCGGCCGCACCTCCCGCGCCTTCGACTACAACCTGCTCAACCTTTCCCTGTACCTGCCGCACGTCACGTTGCCGCTGGTGGTGACGGCGGTGTTGGGGGTGCGGGTGACCGGTGCCTTCTACACTGCCTGGATGGTCTACACCGTCGCGGTGATGCTGCCCGGCAACCTCGCGACCGCCCTGTTCGCGGTGGCGACCGGGCAGCGTGCGGTGCTGCGCGCCAAGCTGCGCACCGCGCTCGCGGTCGCGCTCGGCGTCGGCCTGCCGGCCACCGCGCTGGTGGCGGTCGCCGCCCGGCCGATCATGTCGCTGTTCGGCACCGAGTACGCCGACGTCGCCACCGGCGCGCTGCGCATCCTCGCCCTCGCCTACGTGTTCGCGGTGTTCCGCCAGCTCGTCGTCGGCGTGGTACGGGTGCTCGACAAGGTGCGGCTCGCCACCGCCGGCGCGGTGCTCGCCGGCTGCCTGGAGATCGCCGCCGCCGCGTACGGCGGGGCCCACGGTGGCCTGACCACGATGGTGCTGTGGCTGGTCGGCGTGTTCGCGCTGGAGGCTCTGGTCACCGCGCCGATCGTGCTGTGGGCGGCAACCGCCCGCGCCGGCGGGCGGCCGGAACGGAGCGACCGGTGA